In Myxococcales bacterium, the following proteins share a genomic window:
- a CDS encoding DUF2270 domain-containing protein yields the protein MNPPEPEPPALSETAIIHLYRGELARMTAYRVRLDTTTNWAIGTNAAIISLGLGGRDTPHLLFAVAVILNLAFLAMEARRFRGFELIRQRVRLLETGFFAPALGSAPNPDWQRQMADSLTTPTPPVSYLQATSVRLRRNFLPLILLDYAAWLFKLQRGTGIPNEAAAFGQSGPLVLAIAGVLLAVLVALALRHASPEEG from the coding sequence GTGAATCCGCCGGAACCCGAACCCCCGGCGCTGAGCGAGACCGCGATCATTCACCTGTATCGCGGCGAGTTGGCGCGCATGACCGCCTATCGAGTGCGCCTCGATACGACCACCAACTGGGCGATCGGCACCAACGCTGCGATCATCTCGCTGGGGCTGGGGGGCCGCGACACGCCGCACCTGCTGTTCGCCGTGGCCGTCATCCTGAACCTCGCGTTCCTCGCCATGGAGGCACGACGATTTCGCGGCTTCGAGCTGATCCGCCAGCGCGTGCGCCTGCTCGAGACCGGGTTCTTCGCCCCGGCGCTGGGCAGCGCGCCGAACCCGGATTGGCAACGCCAGATGGCGGACAGTCTGACGACCCCCACGCCCCCGGTCAGTTACCTGCAGGCCACGTCCGTGCGCCTGCGCCGCAACTTTCTGCCCCTGATCCTGCTCGACTACGCCGCCTGGTTGTTCAAGCTCCAGCGCGGCACGGGGATCCCGAATGAGGCGGCAGCGTTCGGTCAGAGCGGCCCTCTGGTGTTGGCGATCGCCGGCGTCTTGCTCGCCGTCTTGGTGGCGCTCGCGCTCCGACACGCTTCGCCCGAAGAAGGTTGA
- a CDS encoding putative metal-binding motif-containing protein codes for MRKIVGVFGWCAVGLILTSAWANEAPTTPWGGDAGEFGAQVSASATGPGKLTLNSMFVAEKVVATLRVRFRDNRQCFDACQARADCDGVMLQMKPANSTVVCMLGTNVKPKAVKGWMAWTPVARCARQQDCDDKNFCNGQERCGWETGSVRCVKGAAPCGTGMICNAGASRCEQACSDADGDGYKSASCGFDDCDDKDGTTNPGIHETCDTKDNDCVACTVGDTDADGDGFVSAACSNPIGTSYNPGCGSNSKVYVDMAHKVVRGRDCDDSNAALKPGSMKCDPNAAYTQICTNGAWVRQACPAGKHCQSQPNGTGLCVS; via the coding sequence GTGCGAAAGATCGTCGGAGTGTTTGGCTGGTGCGCCGTGGGGCTGATCCTGACCTCAGCGTGGGCGAACGAAGCTCCGACGACCCCTTGGGGAGGCGACGCGGGTGAGTTCGGTGCTCAAGTTTCGGCGTCGGCGACAGGTCCGGGCAAGCTCACGCTGAACAGCATGTTCGTCGCGGAGAAAGTCGTGGCTACGTTGCGGGTGCGCTTTCGCGACAATCGCCAGTGTTTCGACGCGTGTCAGGCACGCGCGGACTGCGACGGTGTGATGCTTCAGATGAAACCGGCCAACTCCACCGTGGTTTGCATGCTCGGGACCAACGTGAAACCAAAGGCGGTCAAGGGGTGGATGGCCTGGACGCCCGTGGCTCGCTGCGCACGGCAGCAGGACTGCGACGACAAGAACTTCTGCAACGGGCAGGAGCGCTGCGGGTGGGAGACCGGCAGCGTGCGTTGTGTCAAAGGCGCGGCCCCCTGCGGCACTGGAATGATCTGCAACGCCGGGGCATCGCGCTGTGAGCAGGCCTGTTCGGACGCGGACGGTGACGGCTACAAGTCGGCAAGCTGTGGGTTCGACGACTGCGACGACAAGGATGGCACCACCAACCCGGGGATCCACGAGACGTGTGACACGAAGGACAACGACTGCGTGGCCTGCACGGTCGGCGACACGGACGCCGACGGAGACGGCTTCGTCAGCGCGGCCTGCTCGAACCCCATCGGAACGTCGTACAATCCAGGCTGCGGTTCGAACTCGAAGGTGTACGTCGACATGGCCCACAAGGTCGTGCGTGGGCGCGATTGCGACGACAGCAACGCGGCGCTCAAGCCGGGCTCGATGAAGTGCGACCCGAACGCCGCGTACACGCAGATCTGCACCAACGGCGCGTGGGTGCGCCAGGCTTGCCCTGCGGGAAAACACTGCCAGTCGCAGCCGAACGGAACCGGGCTCTGTGTGTCCTAG
- a CDS encoding lamin tail domain-containing protein — MTGRLYRPERTVDAAVHGQSVDPAAPRERMRARRDVVMPLHPRRVEASAEPMFGRLTSIGFVCALSVACSSDSGTGTTSTGGTGGGGGASGGVGGAGAVGGGGASGGVGGSGGSSTGGTGGGAGAGGASGAGGAAGAGGASGGAGGASGGGGTSGGGGTSATGGTSATGGTSATGGTGGTSATGGTGGTSATGGSGGTSATGGTGGTSATGGTGGTGGTSATGGSGGTGGTSATGGTGGTSATGGTGGTSATGGTGGTSATGGTGGTGGCNPGAHVVINELVPNPPGTDSGHEWLELYNPTCTTVSIAGWNIEAATSTFSVTFTLPTGASIPSLGYVVIGDDKVTFADFKKSTALNMGNASGSADAVRLLNSSNAVVDTVIYGSPNSDGFLDDSGSVATSLAPTPTSSQALARKPNGVDTNACGADFVATFTLTPKAAN, encoded by the coding sequence ATGACGGGCAGATTATACCGCCCGGAGCGAACTGTCGACGCGGCGGTGCATGGCCAGAGTGTGGACCCGGCGGCGCCGAGAGAGCGCATGCGCGCTCGACGCGACGTCGTGATGCCGTTGCATCCGCGCAGGGTCGAGGCTAGCGCTGAGCCCATGTTTGGACGCCTGACCTCGATCGGTTTTGTTTGTGCGCTCTCCGTGGCTTGTTCCTCGGACTCCGGGACCGGGACTACCTCGACGGGAGGCACCGGCGGGGGTGGCGGCGCGAGCGGCGGAGTCGGCGGCGCAGGTGCCGTCGGTGGTGGCGGCGCGAGCGGCGGAGTCGGCGGAAGCGGCGGCAGCTCGACAGGCGGGACTGGCGGCGGAGCCGGTGCCGGTGGTGCGAGCGGAGCAGGCGGCGCCGCAGGTGCCGGGGGCGCGAGCGGCGGAGCAGGCGGAGCGAGTGGCGGCGGCGGCACCAGTGGCGGCGGCGGCACCAGCGCAACCGGCGGAACCAGCGCAACAGGCGGCACCAGCGCAACAGGCGGCACCGGTGGAACCAGCGCAACCGGTGGCACCGGTGGAACCAGCGCAACAGGCGGCAGCGGCGGAACCAGCGCAACCGGCGGCACCGGCGGCACCAGCGCAACAGGTGGTACCGGCGGCACCGGCGGCACCAGCGCAACAGGTGGTAGCGGTGGCACCGGCGGCACCAGCGCAACAGGTGGCACCGGCGGAACCAGCGCAACAGGTGGCACCGGCGGCACCAGCGCAACCGGTGGCACCGGCGGCACCAGCGCAACCGGTGGCACCGGTGGCACCGGTGGCTGCAACCCCGGCGCACACGTCGTGATCAACGAGCTCGTGCCCAACCCTCCCGGGACGGATTCGGGCCATGAGTGGCTCGAGCTCTACAACCCCACCTGCACCACAGTGTCGATCGCCGGCTGGAACATCGAGGCCGCCACATCGACCTTCAGCGTCACGTTCACCCTGCCGACGGGCGCCAGCATTCCCTCCCTCGGCTACGTGGTGATTGGTGACGACAAGGTCACCTTCGCCGACTTCAAGAAGAGCACGGCGCTGAACATGGGCAACGCCAGCGGCAGCGCGGACGCAGTGCGCCTCCTGAACAGCTCGAATGCCGTGGTGGACACGGTGATCTACGGCAGTCCCAACAGCGACGGATTCCTCGACGACAGCGGCTCCGTCGCGACCTCGCTTGCGCCCACACCCACCAGCAGCCAGGCCCTCGCGCGCAAACCCAACGGTGTCGACACCAACGCCTGCGGCGCCGACTTCGTGGCGACCTTCACGCTCACCCCCAAAGCGGCGAACTGA